The DNA window CGGGCCCTCGACGTCGACCGCCGGTTCGGCGATGTACAGGAATTGCGGGGCGCACAGGATCGTCTGCAGTCCCAGCCGCATGGCCTGGGAAAAGTTCATCCCCTGGCGGGCCAGCCCGTTGTCGACCACCGCGACGACACGGTCGATTTCTTCTGGCGAGACTGGTCGACGATACGCTTTGGGCAACAATCGAGCGATGACCGTGCGGGCCAGCGCCAGGTCGGCGTTTTCCGGCGTGGGGCCGCCGATCAACTGGCGATGACTGGCCGGGGGCCAGCTGGGGTGCAACGGTCCTTCAATTTCGAAGGAGTCAAAAAACAGTTGGGGCGCCTCTTCGGGATGTTCAGCGTATTCGTCCGAGTAGCTGAAAAAGGGCTCGTTGAAAGCTTTCGCCTGGCGGATCAGCTCTTCTCGCTCGGCATAGAGCTGTTTCAGCAGTTGCTGATCGCCAGCCTTTTTGGCGGCGAGGATTTTCCCTGGAATGGCGCGTGCAGGGGATTTGATCGTTTTCTGCCATTTAAGGTTAGGCTGAATCACTTTTTCCAGCCCATTCCATTGCATTGTCAGGCGCCGTGACTGGCCAGGTTCGCCGGCGCGGAGGAACAGCATTGCCTCCACTATGCCCGGTTGTTCCAGGCGATGCTCCAGCGGCAAGATCGTTTCCGAAGCGATCGGCGTGCCGTCGGCGTACAGCAGCCGCAGGCGGATCGGTTCGCCGCGTCGACCGCGCGAGGCGCCTGCCCGTATGCGGATTCGATAGTAACCGTCCTGCGTGACCAGTTGGTCCAGTTGCAGCGACTCGAACCGGGCCCAGAGCTTGGGTCCCCGGCCGTTGCCGAACTTGTCCTGAATGTGAAGGACGCCCTGTGGCTGGATTTCAATACTATGCACGCCGAGCGGATAAGTGACGGTCTCGCCCAGAATGGTGTCTTTATGACGGTCGGCTTCGGGACGCACCTTCTCTTCCGCTTCAAAGGCGATTTTTTCGCCGGGCGGCTGGTCGCCTTCGACGATCGCTTCGTCGGCGATCTGCTGGGCGGCGGCCAGGTAGGCGTCCATCTGAGTGGCGTCGATAAACAGGGCCGCGCTCAACCGGTCGAAGCCGTCTGCTTTGCCGTCAGGCGGCAAGGTTTCCGTCAGGGTCCGGGTGAAGTTTGCATCCAGGGAGAGCATGTCGCGAACCGTATTGATGTACTCCCTGCGGTTCATGCGGCGCAGCACAATCTGGCCGCCTGCCATACGTGATTCGCGTTCGGTCCGTTTCAGTTCCCGCCCTACCCACTGCGTTACCGCAAAGGCCTGTTCGGCGTCGGGTCGCGGCTTGTCCTCGGGCGGCATTTCGCCCAGGTTGATGCGATCGATGACTTCTTTCCAGGTGTCGGCGTTGTTGCCGGCCGCCAGATTGGTGCTCAGGTTGTGCAGCCTGAGGCCGGCCTTGCCGTCTTCTTCTCCATGGCAGGAGAAGCAGTGCTGGGCCAGAAAAGGACGAACCTGCTGTTCATAGACCTGCGCCTGTTCGGCCTGGGGCGGTGACGCATGGCAGACGCCGCCCAGGAAAGCGACGACAGCAAGAGCGCGAAGAACGGCGCAAGCGTGATACATGGGTTGCCCAGCGGCCTGGAATAAAGTGGAAGGTTCGCCTGCGATGAAGGAGGCAAAAACCGTTGAGAGGATGGTTTTAGTATACGAAAAGCAAGGGAACCGTGCAAATCTGCAGGCGGTTCGACGGAGTCTCGGAATTCGCCGACACGCGGCTTTGCGAGGGAATCGCTTGCGATCCCGAAGCCGCCTGGGCGTAGTCGCAAGGATCTAGCAACGGGGCGGTCGTTTTCCTTGCAGGCCGGTGCGGGAAGCGTTAATGTGAAGGCAGCGGCCGCAGGCAATTCGGCGGCGGTTCCTTTCAACACGAGCGAGACTTCGATGAACTCTGGCGCCGAACACGAGCAAGCGATTCGTGAAGCAGCTTATGTCGCCTGGGAAC is part of the Lignipirellula cremea genome and encodes:
- a CDS encoding DUF1592 domain-containing protein; amino-acid sequence: MYHACAVLRALAVVAFLGGVCHASPPQAEQAQVYEQQVRPFLAQHCFSCHGEEDGKAGLRLHNLSTNLAAGNNADTWKEVIDRINLGEMPPEDKPRPDAEQAFAVTQWVGRELKRTERESRMAGGQIVLRRMNRREYINTVRDMLSLDANFTRTLTETLPPDGKADGFDRLSAALFIDATQMDAYLAAAQQIADEAIVEGDQPPGEKIAFEAEEKVRPEADRHKDTILGETVTYPLGVHSIEIQPQGVLHIQDKFGNGRGPKLWARFESLQLDQLVTQDGYYRIRIRAGASRGRRGEPIRLRLLYADGTPIASETILPLEHRLEQPGIVEAMLFLRAGEPGQSRRLTMQWNGLEKVIQPNLKWQKTIKSPARAIPGKILAAKKAGDQQLLKQLYAEREELIRQAKAFNEPFFSYSDEYAEHPEEAPQLFFDSFEIEGPLHPSWPPASHRQLIGGPTPENADLALARTVIARLLPKAYRRPVSPEEIDRVVAVVDNGLARQGMNFSQAMRLGLQTILCAPQFLYIAEPAVDVEGPFPLGDYELATRLSYFLWSTMPDETLFDLAAKGQLQQPDVLREQVVRMLDDPRSGQFVESFAGQWLNVEEFGSVEVSNQYADYDPELQDASRQEALAFFAEVLASDLPITSFLDSDFLVINERLARHYGIPGVEGSEFRKVAITPDQHRGGIFGMAGLLTLLADGTRTLPVRRAAWIMENVFNDPSPPPPPNAGEIQPNTSGEKLTVRQRLALHRDEPTCASCHKRLDPFGLALENYDAIGAWRTHANGENFRRDPPELDVSGELPSGRRFENLNGFKTALLEERDRFAKAFSQKMLTYALGRSVGYVDHRTVDQLTVALQDHDYRLRSLIQAIVASEAFRNR